In a single window of the Pseudoxanthomonas sp. F37 genome:
- a CDS encoding sigma-70 family RNA polymerase sigma factor, which produces MPDDAGRAHWFAVNILPHEASLRRWLTRLRVQEPDALDIIQESYALLLERERLDDILNPRAYLFQVAHSLMLRNIRRARIVPILAIEELGNVELADKAATPERDAMGRDDLRQLADLIAGMPGQARQAFVLRRIHALPQREIAQRMGISENTVEKHIARGIRWLGERLGDGGNGVPHVSQGSGRDTRRTYGRSRNQSGD; this is translated from the coding sequence GTGCCCGACGATGCCGGGCGCGCGCATTGGTTCGCGGTCAATATCCTGCCCCACGAGGCGTCCCTGCGGCGCTGGCTGACACGGCTGCGGGTGCAGGAGCCGGACGCATTGGACATCATCCAGGAAAGTTACGCCCTGCTCCTGGAACGCGAGCGGCTGGACGACATCCTCAATCCGCGCGCCTATCTGTTCCAGGTGGCGCACTCGCTGATGTTGCGCAACATCCGTCGCGCGCGGATCGTGCCGATCCTGGCGATCGAGGAACTGGGGAACGTCGAACTGGCCGACAAGGCGGCCACGCCCGAACGCGACGCCATGGGCCGGGACGATCTGCGCCAGCTGGCCGACCTGATCGCGGGCATGCCCGGACAGGCCCGCCAGGCCTTCGTCCTGCGCCGCATCCATGCGCTGCCCCAGCGGGAGATCGCCCAGCGCATGGGGATTTCCGAGAACACCGTCGAGAAACACATCGCGCGGGGCATCCGATGGCTGGGCGAGCGGCTGGGCGATGGCGGAAACGGGGTGCCCCATGTCTCCCAGGGAAGTGGTCGGGACACCAGGAGGACCTATGGACGGTCGCGAAACCAGTCAGGCGATTGA
- a CDS encoding TonB-dependent receptor, translating to MIRCKKLLLATAVAIALASAPPAMAQRRPFNVPTQPAVTGIPEFARQAQLQIIAPADALDGVNTQAVVGEGDARQTLRALLRDTGLEVKSDDGRVILLQPSRSGEPGMGSGTVLGSVLDPATGGYLRDAVVRITSRAGTRVVHSGERGEFQLTGVLAGTVEVTVSYTGFHEERRTIELEPDERERLEFQLRSTSVEAGNAGARTLDSLQVVGVREGDARAIMEQRAAMNITNTLSADSFGEIGDGNPGEFLKYMPGVDFDVVADDAPRNISLRGLPAKYTGVTLNGVSLPGIDANSSSSRTFSFEQSALAGVDSISINKTTSADMDANAPAGTIDIRTRKAFDAKGRRVVVSLGGTTHSGLWDSRNTGWMEGGYDTKWLPSSSITYSDVFFDKRLGIAAGISSITNLVEQAQITAGRNYVATATSPYPYAVTSIAASGYDREYNRRVASFNADFKATDTLILSLSANLSRGDIDPNTITPTFTNGRATTANPHEGDPSLDWTTRYPASTNTLALNHSYTYKVGYSRNFVPSFVWQNENLKVDGNLFSATSTSRYDSVKKGQVSNLLNTLSARGNYSASRSDWMHQDWQIQQIDGIDWASPDAFTLGSYAGALGASTRPSIRTTSGSSAELDYRGGALNVEFYQDIGRIPVTWKTGVKATRAGYEFGNTSDANIWTYNGPLSNAEFLRAVQSRNVWHGGESGMDIRTLSGGDVYLYSLARIHQMMQANPEQWIRSETPAQWYNAHIANVNELDERITSLYFMGTADFTERLKGQAGLRWERTREIGHDFDPLSPEQVRAAGYAVSAATGRAATVEGLKYQYLTNPRKQTEGRYDDFFPSASLKYSVTDSLDIHAGYSKTIMRPEVGDLAGVWSIAYGTEDGNVLSAPNASLKPEYSDNFSLRATQYFEPVGLVAFGVFHNRIKDLIDTATLTPEEFGYDGDEPVDLVSTATNSAADITVNGYEFEFNHAMDYLPGPLSGLTLRGHFTNTHPSKKLSRVAQQVAGLGFGWKYGPIRLNLNSVWSDEKDRGPTSAVTVNNGNGAYSVVQEQPFDDYLEVNLSGSYTLIPKTRDNWLGLEVYFSANNLFDQNRHTVYSNGPVGLGAGGHHSQIYITSGRRASLGIRARF from the coding sequence ATGATTCGCTGCAAGAAGCTCCTGCTGGCCACCGCCGTCGCGATAGCGCTGGCGTCCGCGCCGCCTGCCATGGCGCAACGGCGCCCGTTCAATGTCCCCACGCAGCCGGCAGTAACCGGTATCCCGGAGTTCGCGCGCCAGGCGCAGCTGCAGATCATCGCGCCCGCGGATGCGCTCGATGGGGTCAATACGCAGGCGGTGGTGGGCGAAGGCGATGCGCGGCAGACGTTGCGTGCCTTGTTGCGCGATACCGGCCTGGAGGTCAAGTCCGACGACGGTCGCGTGATCCTGTTGCAGCCCTCGCGTTCCGGCGAGCCGGGCATGGGAAGCGGAACGGTGCTCGGCAGCGTGCTGGATCCGGCGACGGGCGGCTATCTCCGGGATGCCGTCGTGCGCATCACCAGCCGTGCCGGCACCCGCGTGGTCCATTCGGGCGAGCGGGGCGAATTCCAGCTCACCGGCGTGCTGGCCGGCACGGTGGAGGTGACGGTGAGCTACACCGGCTTCCACGAGGAGCGTCGCACCATCGAGCTGGAGCCGGACGAACGCGAGCGCCTGGAGTTCCAGTTGCGCAGCACGTCGGTGGAGGCGGGCAACGCCGGCGCGCGTACGCTGGATTCGCTGCAGGTGGTCGGGGTGCGCGAGGGCGATGCCAGGGCCATCATGGAGCAGCGTGCCGCCATGAACATCACCAACACGCTGTCGGCCGACAGCTTCGGCGAGATCGGCGACGGCAACCCGGGCGAGTTCCTCAAGTACATGCCCGGTGTGGATTTCGACGTGGTGGCCGACGATGCGCCGCGCAACATCAGCCTGCGCGGTTTGCCGGCCAAGTACACGGGCGTGACGCTCAACGGCGTCAGTCTTCCCGGGATAGACGCCAACTCGTCCAGCTCGCGCACCTTCAGCTTCGAACAGAGCGCGCTGGCGGGCGTGGACTCGATCAGCATCAACAAGACGACGTCCGCGGACATGGATGCGAACGCGCCGGCAGGCACCATCGACATCCGGACCAGGAAGGCGTTCGACGCCAAGGGGCGGCGGGTCGTCGTGTCCCTCGGCGGCACCACGCATTCCGGCCTGTGGGACAGCAGGAACACCGGGTGGATGGAAGGCGGTTACGACACCAAGTGGCTGCCCAGCAGCTCCATCACCTATTCGGACGTATTCTTCGACAAGCGCCTCGGCATCGCGGCCGGCATCAGCAGCATCACCAACCTGGTGGAACAGGCGCAGATCACGGCCGGCCGCAACTACGTGGCCACGGCCACCAGTCCCTATCCCTACGCGGTGACGTCGATCGCCGCGTCGGGCTACGACCGCGAATACAACCGGCGTGTCGCGTCCTTCAATGCGGACTTCAAGGCGACCGACACGCTGATCCTGTCGCTCTCGGCCAACCTGAGCCGCGGCGACATCGATCCCAACACCATCACGCCCACCTTCACCAATGGCCGCGCGACCACCGCCAATCCGCATGAAGGCGACCCCTCGCTGGACTGGACCACGCGCTATCCCGCCAGCACCAACACATTGGCGTTGAACCACAGCTACACCTACAAGGTCGGCTACTCGCGCAACTTCGTGCCCAGCTTCGTCTGGCAGAACGAGAACCTGAAAGTGGATGGCAACCTGTTCTCCGCCACGTCCACCAGCCGGTACGACTCGGTCAAGAAGGGACAGGTCTCCAATCTGCTGAATACCCTGAGCGCGCGCGGCAACTACAGCGCCTCGCGCAGCGACTGGATGCATCAGGACTGGCAGATCCAGCAGATCGACGGCATCGACTGGGCCAGCCCCGACGCCTTCACGCTGGGGTCGTATGCCGGCGCGCTCGGTGCATCCACCCGGCCGTCCATCCGCACCACCAGCGGCAGTTCGGCCGAGCTGGACTACCGGGGCGGTGCGCTCAACGTCGAGTTCTACCAGGACATCGGCCGCATTCCGGTCACCTGGAAGACCGGCGTCAAGGCCACCCGTGCCGGCTACGAGTTCGGCAACACCTCCGACGCCAACATCTGGACCTACAACGGCCCGTTGAGCAACGCCGAGTTCCTGCGCGCCGTGCAGAGCCGGAACGTATGGCATGGCGGCGAGAGCGGCATGGACATCCGGACCTTGAGCGGCGGCGACGTATACCTCTACAGCCTGGCCAGGATCCACCAGATGATGCAGGCCAATCCCGAGCAGTGGATACGCAGCGAGACGCCCGCGCAGTGGTACAACGCCCATATCGCGAACGTGAACGAGCTGGACGAACGGATCACCTCGCTCTATTTCATGGGAACCGCGGATTTCACCGAGCGGCTGAAGGGCCAGGCCGGCCTGCGCTGGGAGCGGACCCGTGAGATCGGCCACGACTTCGACCCGCTCAGCCCCGAGCAGGTGCGCGCCGCCGGCTATGCGGTGTCCGCGGCCACGGGCCGGGCCGCCACGGTCGAGGGCCTGAAGTACCAGTACTTGACCAACCCGCGGAAGCAGACCGAGGGCCGCTACGACGATTTCTTTCCCAGCGCGTCGCTCAAGTACAGCGTGACCGACAGCCTGGATATCCATGCAGGCTACAGCAAGACCATCATGCGTCCGGAGGTCGGCGACCTGGCCGGCGTGTGGTCCATCGCCTACGGCACCGAAGACGGGAACGTGCTCAGCGCGCCCAATGCCAGCCTGAAGCCGGAGTACTCGGACAACTTCTCCCTGCGCGCGACGCAGTACTTCGAGCCGGTCGGGCTGGTGGCGTTCGGCGTGTTCCACAACCGCATCAAGGACCTGATCGATACGGCCACGCTGACGCCGGAGGAGTTCGGCTACGACGGCGACGAGCCCGTCGACCTGGTCAGCACCGCGACCAACAGCGCGGCGGACATCACCGTCAACGGCTACGAGTTCGAGTTCAACCACGCCATGGACTACCTGCCGGGTCCATTGAGCGGGCTGACCCTGCGCGGGCATTTCACCAACACCCACCCGTCGAAGAAGCTCTCGCGCGTGGCCCAGCAGGTGGCGGGCCTGGGCTTCGGCTGGAAGTACGGCCCCATACGCCTGAACCTCAACAGCGTGTGGAGCGACGAGAAGGATCGCGGCCCGACCAGCGCGGTGACCGTGAACAACGGCAACGGCGCCTATTCGGTCGTCCAGGAACAGCCCTTCGACGACTACCTGGAGGTGAACCTGTCCGGCAGTTACACCCTCATTCCCAAGACCCGCGACAACTGGCTGGGGCTGGAGGTGTACTTCAGCGCCAACAACCTGTTCGACCAGAACCGCCACACCGTCTATTCCAACGGTCCGGTCGGACTGGGGGCGGGCGGCCACCACAGCCAGATCTACATCACCAGCGGCCGTCGCGCATCGCTCGGCATCCGGGCGCGCTTCTAG
- a CDS encoding FecR domain-containing protein — protein sequence MDGRETSQAIERKAAQWVARMDRGPLDGRQQEELQRWLSGDARRRGAFIRAQALWHRPDVIANATLPPELCRQEPARGPASPRGIHRPHRAPRRAAPAVRRGLAALAASILLFVLVVASMPMPVAYATAKGEMRRVPLADGSTLTLNTESRVDVYEEERRLRVRVRSGEVFVEASGSGEPLLVEIEGLRLRAGAAAFVVRKLDGQPAQVVVQDGEVGLPAPEGAVNALAAHQRGSWKTASGRIEVASLSADQMQRELAWREGKLAFHGERLAEAAEAFARYSDVRIVIPDPRLANASITGLFAANNPAGFSRAVADVFGADVRQETSREIVIVPED from the coding sequence ATGGACGGTCGCGAAACCAGTCAGGCGATTGAGCGGAAGGCCGCGCAGTGGGTCGCGCGCATGGATCGCGGGCCGCTCGATGGCCGGCAACAGGAGGAGCTGCAGCGCTGGCTGAGCGGCGATGCGCGCAGGCGCGGCGCGTTCATCCGTGCGCAGGCCTTGTGGCACCGCCCCGACGTCATCGCCAACGCGACGCTCCCGCCGGAGCTGTGCCGGCAGGAGCCGGCGCGCGGGCCTGCCAGCCCGCGCGGGATTCATCGCCCGCATCGCGCACCGCGGCGCGCCGCGCCGGCGGTGCGTCGAGGGCTCGCTGCGCTGGCGGCGTCGATCCTGCTGTTCGTGCTGGTGGTCGCCAGCATGCCGATGCCGGTGGCCTACGCGACCGCGAAGGGAGAGATGCGCCGGGTCCCGCTGGCCGATGGTTCGACGCTCACCCTCAACACCGAAAGCCGCGTCGATGTGTATGAAGAGGAGCGCCGCCTGCGCGTGAGGGTCCGCAGCGGTGAGGTGTTCGTGGAAGCGTCCGGAAGTGGCGAGCCCCTGCTGGTGGAGATCGAAGGACTGCGACTGCGTGCGGGCGCTGCCGCCTTCGTGGTGCGCAAACTCGATGGCCAGCCGGCCCAGGTCGTCGTGCAGGACGGCGAAGTGGGCCTGCCTGCGCCCGAAGGAGCCGTGAACGCACTGGCGGCGCACCAGCGTGGATCGTGGAAGACGGCGTCCGGCCGCATCGAGGTGGCATCGCTGTCGGCGGACCAGATGCAGCGCGAGTTGGCGTGGCGCGAGGGCAAGCTCGCTTTCCACGGCGAGCGCCTGGCCGAAGCGGCCGAAGCCTTCGCGCGTTACAGCGATGTCCGTATCGTCATTCCCGACCCGCGCCTGGCGAATGCGTCCATCACCGGCCTGTTCGCCGCCAACAATCCGGCAGGGTTCAGTCGCGCGGTGGCGGACGTGTTCGGCGCAGACGTGCGGCAGGAAACCAGCCGCGAGATCGTCATCGTTCCGGAAGATTAA